The genomic interval ataaacatacatgtacataaagTGTGTATCATATGAATACTGTGACGTCCCTGTTTCGATagataacacaaacacacccacacacacccacgaacgcacgcacgcacgcacacacacacacacacacacacacacacacacacacacacacacacacacacacacacacacacacacacacacacacacacacacacatagctcTTACCCGATTGTCTTCCATTGATTTTAGGTATACGTACTCTGACCTTAACCATAGGTACTACTTGCATAACCCATACCCCAacctaaaactaaaactaaacctaaccttaacctaaccctaaccttaaaccttacctaaacctaaccttatcCCAGCTTTAACCCAACCTTCACCTAACTTTAACCTTACCATAGCCCACCCTTAACCTAGTCTTAACTTAACCTGAACCTAAACCTGACATTAACCTAACCTTAGCCTACATTAAcataaccttaaaacatgtgttcactttaaaatgtgatgatttatgTTATGGGCACTTGCTTTgtgtccccataaggaagaaCAGTATACTCACAGCTTGTACTTGAACTTTTATAAGCCCTGTCATGTTTCCTCTCGTCGTTCATGTCAACCCTTACACAGCAACACAGTAAACACTTTTTACCTTTCACAGTCAAATAATTGGTACTAACCTCAATGCAAAATTGTAATCAGAATCTGATGTCCCTGTGTCTGGTTCAATGAAAAGACCTCCCTTTCGATCAATAGACGGCTGACTGAAGCTGTGTATGGTTTGGGAGGTAATGTGTGCATTGGGTGTTGCAGAATTGAGCTTGTGCTAACATGGGTTGAGCCACTCACTACCTTTACCAAACACTTAAATTGGTATTCCATGACCTTTGAAAGCTTTATCAGTGATCatgcaaatatttttcaaaGGGTATATAAATAGTGTCCTCTCGGGTCTTCCACTCCTCTACTACTCTGCAATTCtcagattttcctttttactgCGTTTACCGCCCTCTCAAGCAGCAACCATGACCCAGCTCGAGACAGCAATGGCCAGCCTGATGAAGACCTTTGATACATATGCCGCgggggaaggaaaaaaagacaccCTATCCAAAAATGAGACCAAGACTTTACTGCAGAAGGAGCTTCCTGCCCTGCTCAAGGTATCGTTCAACCCTGGGGAGGGGCGGGTGGAGCACTGAGACCTGTTTAATGAGCCTCAGGCACATGAAGGATAATCATCCACTAAACTTACTTCATTCTGCATTATATTAGGTTCTTGCTAAATTACAAGAGAGACCAACAATACTGGAAATGTATTGACTGTTGATTGTggtattaaaaaaatgatgattCTACATATTTGGCACATCATAAAACCCATTCAACTGTTTTAAGTAATGGTAAGAAAGGGTTTTAATTTCAGGGTTTAGTGTCCTTCACCGTTTGGTATAGAATTTgcctgtcaaaataaaatgaggtATTTATTAATATCTACTATGGTAATAATATCCAGCAAAACTGATGATTTTGTTGGTGTGTGCAGGCAGCGAAGAACCAAGATGAGGTGGACAGGCTCCTGAAGGGCCTGGATTTTAATGGTGACTCCGAGGTCGACTTCACCGAGTTTGTGGTGCTTGTAGCTGCCCTGACCTGCGCCTACCACGACCGTGCCTGCAAGAAGTGAGCAGGTTGTCCGCACCCTTGGGTGGAGCCAAACGGAGGCATAATCGGCTTTAAAATCCTTGTAGTAACTTTTTTTTGGAGAAGCTGAATAAAGTTATTTATCTACCTGTACCTGGTTGTGTGATTAGTGTGAAATCCGGAGCAGTAAGAGGGTGTGGTAAGACGTGGCAAGAATATGAACAGGAGCCAAAATACAGATGGTGCCTTGTGAGATTTAAGACGTTTCTACATTATACGCTCTATTGTACATGGACATTTTGAAACACCCTCTTGGGAAGATGCAACTATCACTCTCCCAAAATGTCCTAACTCTGTAAGGTCTAGGTACAagtacacacgcacaaacacactcacacactcacactcacacatgcatgtgtataCTCATGCTCGGCTTCTGACATAATCCCAAAAATGGGGCGTGGACTGGCCGCTCCCTATATTTCAAACCGTTTATTTTCACAAGCTAAGACAGGTTCTCTTGTAGGGCGTTGCTAACCATTCCAAAGTCTGGACTGAAAACCAAAGGAGACAGTGCCTTTGTCGtgatctttattattatttattatctttattattatgaatattagtATTAGTTAtgagtttcatcttgtttgttgtaaagcactttgttactagtattgaaaagtgctacagaaataaagttattattatttgtgtatATGTCACATATGTCtttgtgtatataaatgtacatatatttattatatacatgtgaaatgaaatgctATGGAACCAAAAATATGGAAATTTATGTACGCATGTATGCATTGTGGAAGATGCGAGATCGTAAAGGATAGGAAATGATTTTATCGTGTTGCAGCAGCTGGTCAAAAAAGCCACATGAAGAACATTCACCGCATTTCCTGTCTAACTAGAAAAGCGGAACGTGCATGTGAAACTATTAGTGCTAGACGTACCTCTCTCTAAATACAGCATGTTTGCAAAAAGCAGCTTGCAAAGATAGTGGTCGTCACACTGGGAGGTTTGTTTATCAGAAGTTGTTAAAAGTTAGTGCAAAAAACTACAACCAAAATGGAGatctcagtagagcgcatacctgcaacaaggcccaacaatccccttaaattcaattgtgccacaccaaattgcacacaatcaGTCCACttgcaaaactgtaaaaatgtccccaaaaaaCGCCGGGCTTCATATGATGCTTCTCTCTTATTATGTTTGAAGTTTGTTTGAGTTATTACCTCTGCCGAGGAGGGTTGGGGTATGGTACAAGGAGC from Hippoglossus stenolepis isolate QCI-W04-F060 chromosome 23, HSTE1.2, whole genome shotgun sequence carries:
- the LOC118102686 gene encoding protein S100-P, which translates into the protein MQIFFKGYINSVLSGLPLLYYSAILRFSFLLRLPPSQAATMTQLETAMASLMKTFDTYAAGEGKKDTLSKNETKTLLQKELPALLKAAKNQDEVDRLLKGLDFNGDSEVDFTEFVVLVAALTCAYHDRACKK